GCCCCGCTACGACTCGTCGCGGTTCGGCATGGAGGTGTTCCGTCCCAGCCCCCGCCAGGCCGACCTGATGATCGTCGCCGGCCGGGTCAGCAACAAGATGGCCCCGGTCCTGCGCCAGATCTACGACCAGATGGCCGAGCCCAAGTACGTGCTCGCCATGGGCGTCTGTGCCAGCTCCGGCGGCATGTTCAACAACTACGCGATCGTCCAGGGCGTCGACCACGTGGTCCCGGTCGACATGTACCTGCCCGGCTGTCCGCCGCGGCCCGAGATGCTG
The Aeromicrobium marinum DSM 15272 genome window above contains:
- a CDS encoding NuoB/complex I 20 kDa subunit family protein, with amino-acid sequence MGLEEKLPSGVLLSTVEDLAGYFRKASFWPATFGLACCAIEMMTFGAPRYDSSRFGMEVFRPSPRQADLMIVAGRVSNKMAPVLRQIYDQMAEPKYVLAMGVCASSGGMFNNYAIVQGVDHVVPVDMYLPGCPPRPEMLIDAILKLHDKIQTGKLGAHRATEIAEIERAALLAEPTSAMKGLMR